TCGGTCGCGCCACGTGGTCACCGCCCCGCGCGCCCGCACCTCCTCGAGAAGGTCGAGGTCCAGGTCGGCCACCACCACCATGTCGTCGCCCACCACGCCCTCGGCCACGACGCCCCGCGGCGGGAAGGGAATGTCGTTGGGCGCAATCACCGCCGCCTGGCCGTAGTTGGCGCGCATGAAATCGACCGTCGGCAGCGATCCCACCGTGCCGGCGTTCACCACATACACCTGGTTCTCCACCGCCCGCGCGTGGCACGTGTAGCGCACGCGCCAAAAGCCCGGCTCGTTGTCGGTGCACGAGGGGCAAAAGATCACGTTCGCCCCCCTTGCCCGCGCCATGCGAGCCAGTTCCGGAAACTCCACATCGTAGCAGATGAGCACGGCGATCTTCCCTTTCTCCGTGTCGAACACGTGGAGCGCATCGCCTGGCGCCAGCTTCCATTCCCGCACTTCCGTCGGCGTCAGGTGCAGCTTGGCCTGCTCGGCCACCCGGCCATCGGGGAAAAACAGGTGCGCCACGTTGTACAGGTGGTCGCCGCGCCGCACCACATGGGTTCCGCCGATGAGCAGCATTCCCGTCTCGCGGGCCAGCCGGCCAAACAGCCGGCGGTACGCCTCGGTAAAGTCGGGCAGCGCGTCGATCGGCAGCGCGTTGCCGCGGCCGTCGCCGATGGACAGGAGCTGGGTGGTGAAAAATTCGGGAAAGAGGACCACTTCGGCGCCGAATTCCTGCGCCGTTCGCACGTAGTGGGTCACCTGGGCGGCAAACTCGTCAACCGAACGAATCGATCGCAGCGCATACTGCACCGCCGCAACGCGCATGCGCATGTTCATCACCTTTCCTTTGCCCCTCCTTTGTCATCAACATACCACACTGAACAGGACGATTCCTACAC
The sequence above is drawn from the Calditerricola satsumensis genome and encodes:
- a CDS encoding carbon-nitrogen hydrolase family protein: MRMRVAAVQYALRSIRSVDEFAAQVTHYVRTAQEFGAEVVLFPEFFTTQLLSIGDGRGNALPIDALPDFTEAYRRLFGRLARETGMLLIGGTHVVRRGDHLYNVAHLFFPDGRVAEQAKLHLTPTEVREWKLAPGDALHVFDTEKGKIAVLICYDVEFPELARMARARGANVIFCPSCTDNEPGFWRVRYTCHARAVENQVYVVNAGTVGSLPTVDFMRANYGQAAVIAPNDIPFPPRGVVAEGVVGDDMVVVADLDLDLLEEVRARGAVTTWRDRRTDLYPDWA